TGACCAACAGCTTCACCAACCTCGATCACCAGGGGCGGTTGGCCTATGGCTACGCCACCTCGCGGCAGACCGCCCATGCCTCGAGCATGAGCGCCGACGCGGTGGAGCTGGTGCTTGGCGATGGCAGCCTGGCGCAGTACATCCGTGAGCTGCAGTTGGGGCGGATGCTGAAGTACGAGTATGTGCCAGCGTTCCAGAGCGCGCTGTATGCGCCCAAGCCGTTGGCGGCGTTGCACGCCGACAACTGACGCCACAGGGCCGCGTTGGGCCCCTGGCTCAACGCCCTGCCTTGTCCTGGGCGATCTCTTCACGCAGGCGCTCCAGCACCCGCTGCGAATTGTCCACGCAGGCCATCCCTTCGGGCTTGCTCTCGATGCCTTCGATCACCAGCAGCAACTGCGCCTTGTTGCGCGCCAGGCGCTCCTGCAACCGCTCGATCTCCTCGACCTTGCGCTTGAGCCCGCCAAGCAGTTCATCGTGCTGCCAGCCCTTGGCCCTGGCTGGCAGCAAGTGGCGGATTTCATCCAACGAGAACCCAGCGGCCTGGGCGTTGGTGATCATCTCCAGTACCCACACCGTGTCGGCATCGTAGGCACGATAACCATTGGCCTTGCGCTGCACCGGCTGGATCAGCCCGCTGGCCTCGTAAAACCGAATCCGCGACGGGGCAAGGCCTGTGACCTTGGCCAGTTCACCTATTCTCATGCGTCACCTTGCAATGCGATTGACCTTGAAGTGCACTTTAATCCTAGAGTTACCCGGCGGCCAAGCGATGGCCCACCCTCATGAGCAGCACCCCTCGATAACAGGAGACGCGAAATGGGATACGTCACGACGAGCGAAGGCATCGACCTGTTCTACAAAGACTGGGGCCCACGCGATGCCCAGGTGATCTTTTTCCACCATGGCTGGCCCTTGAGCGCCGACGACTGGGACGCGCAGATGCTCTACTTCGTCGCCCAGGGTTACCGGGTGGTCGCCCACGACCGCCGCGGCCACGGGCGTTCCAGCCAGGTCTGGGATGGCCATGACATGGACCACTACGCCGATGACGTCGCCGCCGTGGTCCAGCACCTGGGCGTGCGTGGCGCGATCCATGTGGGCCACTCCACCGGCGGCGGCGAGGTAATACACTACCTGGCCCGCCACCCCGAGGACCCGGTGCCCAAGGCGGCGATCATCGCCGCGGTGCCGCCGCTGATGGTCAAGACCGCCAGCAACCCCGGCGGTTTGCCCAAAAGCGTGTTCGATGACCTGCAGGCGCAGCTCAAGGCCAACCGCGCGCAGTTCTACCACGACATCCCGGCGGGGCCGTTCTACGGCTACAACCGCCCCGGCGCCAAGGCCGACCAGGGCGTGATCCTCAACTGGTGGCGCCAGGGCATGATGGGCTGCGCCCAGGCGCATTACGACGGTATCGTCGCCTTCTCCCAGACCGACTTCAGCGAAGCGCTCAAGCAGGTGAACATACCGGTGCTGGTGATGCACGGCGACGACGACCAGATCGTGCCTTACCAGAACTCGGGGCCGCTGTCGGCCAAACTGCTGCCCCAGGGCACGCTGAAGACCTACGCCGGTTTCCCCCATGGCATGCCGACCACCCATGCCGAGGTGATCAATGCCGACTTGCTGGCGTTCTTCCGTAGTTGATACAGGAGTAGGCTCGCAACCGCTGTAGGCGCCGGCGCCGCCGGGGCCATCCTGCGCGGCGCCTGGCTGTCAGTTTTTACCTGAGGTTCGGGCGTTGCGGCTGGCCTGCTCCAGCGCCCGGGCGAACACCCCGCGCTGCTGTTCGTCGAACTCGACCAGGAACAGCTCGGCCACCGATTGCTCGTACACCTGCCACATCTGCTTGCGCAGCGCCCGGCCACTGGGGGTGATCCGGGCGATCGCGCCGCGGCCGTCGTCCAGCGCCTTTTCCCGGGTGACCAGGCCTTCCTTTTCCAGCCGATCGACCAGGCGTGTCAAGTTGTAGCGCTCGATCGCCATGGCGTCGGCCAGCTCGTGCATGCGCCGCGCGCCATCCTGGCCGCTCTCGATCCCCCACAAGGTGTCGTACCAGGCATAGGACGGCAGTTTCTGCTCGGCCAGGCGCCGTTCGATCTCGCGGATCAGGCAGCGGTGGGCACGGATGAAGCTGTACCAGAGGTCTGGCGCGGGGGTGGTCATGATCTCTCCAAGGGCTTTTCGTTGCAGTTGCAATGATACCGTCGTCAGCGTTAGATTCAATTGCAACTGCAACGACATCCGCTGCCGGAGATGCCCGGCCCCTGCAACAAGGAGCGTTACCATGACCCCGCAACATGCCCTGCGTGATGAAGACCCCCAGGAAACCCGCGAGTGGCTCGACTCCCTCGCCTCGGTGGTGGAAGCCGAGGGGCGCCCCCGGGCGCACTACCTGATCGACCGCCTGCTCGAATTCGATGTGTCGCGCCATGGCGACTTCCATGGCCGGGTCACCACGCCCTATGTCAACAGCATCCCGCCCGAGCGCGAACTGCCCTACCCTGGCGACCTGGCCATCGAGCAGCGGCTCAATGCCTATATTCGCTGGAACGCCCTGACCATGGTGCTGCGCGCCGGCCGGCATTCCGGGGTTGGCGGGCATATCGCCACCTATGCCTCGGCAGCGGTGCTGTATGACGTGGGCTTCGAGCACTTTTTCCGCGGTCGCAGCGACAGCTTTGCCGGCGACCTGGTGTACATCCAGGGGCATTCCGCGCCGGGGATCTATGGCCGCGCCTACACCGAAGGGCGCTTGAGCGAGGCCCAGCTGGACAACTTCCGCCGCGAGACCGACCGCGACGGCCTGTCGTCGTACCCGCACCCACGGCTGATGCCCGACTTCTGGCAGTTCCCCACGGTGTCCATGGGCCTGGGCCCAATCACCGCCGCCTATCAGGCGCGCTTCATGCGCTACCTGGAGAACCGCCAGCTCAAGGCGCACCAGGGGCGCAAGGTGTGGGCCTTCCTCGGCGATGGCGAGATGGACCAGCCCGAGTCGCTGGCGGCGATCTCCCTGGCCGGTCGCGAGCGGCTGGACAACCTGATCTTCGTGGTCAACTGCAACCTGCAACGCCTCGACGGCCCGGTGCGCGGCAACGGCAAGGTGATCCAGGAGTTCGAAGGCCTGTACCGCGCCGCCGGCTGGAACGTGATCAAGGTGGTCTGGGGCAGCGGCTGGGATGCGCTGCTGGCCAAGGACCACAGCGGCCTGCTGCAGCAACGGATGATGGAATGCGTCGACGGCGAGTACCAGACCTACAAATCGCAGAATGGCGCCTATGTGCGCGAGCATTTCTTCGGCAAGTACCCCGAGTTGCTGGCCCTGGTCAGCGACCTGTCCGACGAGCAGATCTGGAAACTGGCCCGTGGCGGCCATGACCCGGTCAAGGTGTACAACGCCTACGCCGCGGCCATGCGCACCACCGGCCGGCCCACGGTGATCCTGGCCAAGACCGTCAAGGGCTTCGGCCTGGGCGAGGCCGGCGAGGCGCAGAACATCAACCACCAGTTGAAGAAGATCGGCGCCGATGCGGTCAAGGCCTTCAGCGACCGCTTCGGCCTGGCGCTGGACGACACGCAACTGGGCGAGCTGCCCTACCTGCGCCCGGCACCGGACAGCCGCGAAGCCGAGTACCTGCGGGCGCGGCGCGCCGCGCTGGGCGGCCAGGTGCCGGCGCGCCATGCCCAGGTGGCGGCGCTCAAGGTGCCGCCGCTGGCCGCGCTCGAGGCGCAGCTCAAGGGCACCGGCGAGCGGACCATCTCCACCACCATGGCCTTCGTGCGCATCCTCAGCACCCTGCTCAAAGACCCCGAGATCGGCCGCCTGGTGGTGCCCATCGTGCCGGATGAATCGCGCACCTTCGGCATGGAAGGCCTGTTCCGCCAGATCGGCATCCATTCCGCCGTCGGCCAGCTGTACACGCCCCAGGACGCCGGCACGCTGTCGTACTACAAGGAGAGCGTCGACGGCCAGATCCTCCAGGAAGGCCTCAACGAATCAGGCGCCACCTCGTCGTGGATCGCCGCCAGCACCGCCTATGCCAACCATGGCGTGATGACCGTGCCGTTCTATATCTTCTACTCGATGTTCGGCTTCCAGCGGGTCGGCGACCTGCTGTGGGCGGCCGGCGATGCCCGTGCCCGGGGCTTCCTGCTGGGCGCCACTTCCGGGCGCACCACCTTGATGGGCGAAGGCTTGCAGCATGACGATGGCCACAGCCATGTCATGTCGGCCACCGTGCCGTGCTGCATCTCCTACGACCCGACCTACGCCTACGAGCTGGCGGTGATCGTGCAGGACGGCCTGCGGCGCATGTACCAGGAACAGGAGGATGTGTACTACTACATCACCCTGCTCAACGAAAACTACCCGCACCCCGAC
The window above is part of the Pseudomonas muyukensis genome. Proteins encoded here:
- a CDS encoding MerR family transcriptional regulator, encoding MRIGELAKVTGLAPSRIRFYEASGLIQPVQRKANGYRAYDADTVWVLEMITNAQAAGFSLDEIRHLLPARAKGWQHDELLGGLKRKVEEIERLQERLARNKAQLLLVIEGIESKPEGMACVDNSQRVLERLREEIAQDKAGR
- a CDS encoding alpha/beta fold hydrolase; this translates as MGYVTTSEGIDLFYKDWGPRDAQVIFFHHGWPLSADDWDAQMLYFVAQGYRVVAHDRRGHGRSSQVWDGHDMDHYADDVAAVVQHLGVRGAIHVGHSTGGGEVIHYLARHPEDPVPKAAIIAAVPPLMVKTASNPGGLPKSVFDDLQAQLKANRAQFYHDIPAGPFYGYNRPGAKADQGVILNWWRQGMMGCAQAHYDGIVAFSQTDFSEALKQVNIPVLVMHGDDDQIVPYQNSGPLSAKLLPQGTLKTYAGFPHGMPTTHAEVINADLLAFFRS
- a CDS encoding MarR family winged helix-turn-helix transcriptional regulator, which translates into the protein MTTPAPDLWYSFIRAHRCLIREIERRLAEQKLPSYAWYDTLWGIESGQDGARRMHELADAMAIERYNLTRLVDRLEKEGLVTREKALDDGRGAIARITPSGRALRKQMWQVYEQSVAELFLVEFDEQQRGVFARALEQASRNARTSGKN
- the aceE gene encoding pyruvate dehydrogenase (acetyl-transferring), homodimeric type codes for the protein MTPQHALRDEDPQETREWLDSLASVVEAEGRPRAHYLIDRLLEFDVSRHGDFHGRVTTPYVNSIPPERELPYPGDLAIEQRLNAYIRWNALTMVLRAGRHSGVGGHIATYASAAVLYDVGFEHFFRGRSDSFAGDLVYIQGHSAPGIYGRAYTEGRLSEAQLDNFRRETDRDGLSSYPHPRLMPDFWQFPTVSMGLGPITAAYQARFMRYLENRQLKAHQGRKVWAFLGDGEMDQPESLAAISLAGRERLDNLIFVVNCNLQRLDGPVRGNGKVIQEFEGLYRAAGWNVIKVVWGSGWDALLAKDHSGLLQQRMMECVDGEYQTYKSQNGAYVREHFFGKYPELLALVSDLSDEQIWKLARGGHDPVKVYNAYAAAMRTTGRPTVILAKTVKGFGLGEAGEAQNINHQLKKIGADAVKAFSDRFGLALDDTQLGELPYLRPAPDSREAEYLRARRAALGGQVPARHAQVAALKVPPLAALEAQLKGTGERTISTTMAFVRILSTLLKDPEIGRLVVPIVPDESRTFGMEGLFRQIGIHSAVGQLYTPQDAGTLSYYKESVDGQILQEGLNESGATSSWIAASTAYANHGVMTVPFYIFYSMFGFQRVGDLLWAAGDARARGFLLGATSGRTTLMGEGLQHDDGHSHVMSATVPCCISYDPTYAYELAVIVQDGLRRMYQEQEDVYYYITLLNENYPHPDLPVGAEANILKGLYRLPIEHKVRPGRHVQLAGSGAILPEVIAAAEILANDYEVSSELWSATSLTEVRREAQQVERWNLLHPLDTPKLPFVTQLLQAHAGPLVVATDYMKIHAEQIRPWVGARRFVPLGTDGFGQSDTREALRRHFEVDRQFIVLAALKALADDGALPREVVAQALERLQIAVDKADPARV